A genomic window from Silene latifolia isolate original U9 population chromosome 11, ASM4854445v1, whole genome shotgun sequence includes:
- the LOC141615175 gene encoding flowering-promoting factor 1-like protein 2 → MSGVWVFKNNGVIRLVENPQADNQGGTSDQPRMRKKVLVHLPSGQVITSYRLLEQILRDLGWETYFGGDPELNQFHKRSSIDLISLPRDFSRFSSVYMYDIVVKNPNVFQVRDM, encoded by the coding sequence atgtCAGGAGTATGGGTATTCAAAAATAATGGTGTGATCCGACTTGTGGAAAACCCGCAAGCAGATAACCAAGGTGGAACTAGTGATCAACCGAGAATGCGAAAGAAGGTACTTGTACACTTACCTAGTGGACAAGTAATCACTTCATACCGGTTGTTAGAACAAATCCTTAGGGATTTGGGTTGGGAAACGTACTTTGGTGGTGATCCGGAACTTAACCAGTTTCACAAGAGGTCATCCATCGACTTGATCTCACTTCCTAGAGACTTCTCAAGGTTTAGCTCTGTCTACATGTACGACATTGTTGTGAAGAACCCTAATGTCTTCCAAGTTCGCGACATGTAG